In Halarcobacter bivalviorum, a genomic segment contains:
- a CDS encoding ABC transporter substrate-binding protein, whose protein sequence is MFKVLVGVIFLGIVSFYYGMKEDSNSIKIGFLGGLSGKYSNLGHSLLDGMTLAFEEENYKINGKEIEIISKDDRQKTTFVKLAMEEFKKEEVSLILGSGTSSMTKVALESIDESYNPILISASASSSLFSKKDDNFFRTQVSQSIESFEKLSKHLIENKIKNIYTIYDSKNKAYSESYANNFEKSFVLHGGNPFVSVKEISKDFSFIFNDIKEKKELDAVIIIANTIDTAKLVQYLRINGLEKLIIGSSWSKSSELLEDGGKYVENMLFLTSYNNSSQEKKYLDFVRKYEEKYKTIPSVFASQAYETAKIIIKALKHNEDLNKFKDTILTIKSFEGLQGTIEFDEYGDIKRDYILMTIKNGRYEPI, encoded by the coding sequence ATGTTTAAAGTTTTAGTAGGAGTTATTTTTCTAGGAATAGTAAGTTTTTATTATGGGATGAAAGAGGACTCAAATAGTATTAAAATAGGATTTTTAGGTGGTTTAAGTGGTAAGTATTCTAATTTAGGACACTCTTTATTAGATGGAATGACTTTAGCTTTTGAAGAAGAAAATTATAAAATAAATGGAAAAGAAATAGAAATTATTTCTAAAGATGATAGACAAAAAACAACTTTTGTAAAACTTGCAATGGAAGAGTTTAAAAAAGAAGAAGTTTCTTTAATTTTGGGAAGTGGTACAAGTTCTATGACAAAAGTTGCATTAGAGAGTATAGATGAGAGTTATAATCCTATTCTTATTTCTGCTTCTGCAAGTAGTAGTCTTTTTTCAAAAAAAGATGATAATTTTTTTAGAACGCAAGTTTCTCAGTCAATAGAGAGTTTTGAAAAATTAAGTAAGCATTTAATAGAAAACAAGATAAAAAATATCTATACGATTTATGATTCAAAAAATAAAGCTTATAGTGAAAGTTATGCAAACAATTTTGAAAAATCTTTTGTTTTACATGGAGGAAACCCTTTTGTTTCTGTAAAAGAGATTTCAAAAGATTTTTCATTTATTTTTAATGATATAAAAGAGAAAAAAGAGCTTGATGCTGTAATTATTATTGCAAATACAATTGATACTGCAAAGTTAGTTCAATATTTAAGAATAAATGGTTTAGAAAAATTAATTATAGGTTCAAGTTGGTCGAAAAGCTCTGAGCTTTTAGAAGATGGAGGAAAGTATGTAGAAAATATGCTTTTTCTAACATCATATAACAATAGCTCACAAGAAAAAAAATATTTAGACTTTGTAAGAAAATATGAAGAAAAATATAAAACCATACCTTCTGTTTTTGCTTCACAAGCTTATGAAACTGCAAAAATTATAATAAAAGCTTTAAAACATAATGAAGATTTAAATAAATTTAAAGATACAATATTGACTATTAAGAGTTTTGAAGGATTGCAAGGTACCATTGAATTTGATGAATATGGAGATATTAAAAGAGATTATATTTTAATGACTATTAAAAATGGTCGTTATGAACCTATTTAA
- a CDS encoding ATP-binding protein — MNKIKSLKKEILQLLVLFSISVIVIIGILTIWKLYDSKIEIIKYNQNLILKQVDKEVEKLLSDIENIALYISENYSYNYLLLKNIVETNNNISSILILDNKGIIEDFYAISNLNIYRGFDYSNKTYFKEIKNNKKYFWSNVFLSSVDEEPSISYSFRMGSKIGVIMINLTELSNFLQRFKNTDGSHMLRIFDRSGIMILNPDSRQFVLQRFNASSTSLYTELINKEKPFTQVIFSSVTKNENQLGAYIKVKKTDWSIVVRQSHDDILKSLTSIIVSIVLIVLFFSYIAIFLAIKISKKVFKSFDEMQSITSKIADGDYNIKLNKLHYEELNNLLNSFNKMQEKIDRREDNLEKSLASFKSLFNSTMESIVLSQNGKIIDVNDITMKLFETKNKKDFLNKSMFDFIEKEYHEVVKINLFKNTEPYEVELVRPNGRKLQALVQGKIIEFEGEDIRLTAIIDITELKQKDKLLFQQSKMASMGEMIGNIAHQWRQPLNTISTCASGIKFEKEFGILDDKRVFDTMDIIVENTQFLSKTIDDFRNFFKSNKQAESFEIKAIIKKGLKLLDASLKSHEIEIRENYLQEELLYEGLSNEFIQVVVNIINNSKDAFISNNIEKRVIQIDEKIEFNNYILEIKDNAGGIPLDIIDKIFDPYFTTKHKSQGTGIGLYMSHQIIVDHMSGNIRVKNSNLIVENRFYKGACFRIELPLPK, encoded by the coding sequence ATGAATAAAATCAAAAGTTTAAAAAAAGAGATATTACAGCTATTAGTTTTATTTTCTATTTCTGTAATTGTAATTATTGGTATTTTAACTATTTGGAAATTATATGATTCAAAAATTGAAATAATAAAATATAATCAAAATTTAATTTTAAAGCAAGTTGATAAAGAAGTAGAAAAACTACTTAGTGATATAGAAAATATAGCTCTTTATATTTCAGAAAACTATTCATATAACTATTTACTTTTAAAAAATATTGTAGAAACTAATAATAATATCTCTTCTATTTTGATTTTAGACAATAAAGGAATAATTGAAGATTTTTATGCAATTTCAAATTTAAATATCTATAGAGGTTTTGATTATTCAAATAAAACTTATTTTAAAGAAATAAAAAACAATAAAAAATATTTTTGGAGTAATGTCTTTTTATCTTCAGTTGATGAAGAACCAAGTATTTCTTATAGTTTTAGAATGGGAAGTAAAATTGGTGTAATTATGATTAATTTAACAGAATTATCAAACTTTCTTCAAAGATTTAAAAATACAGATGGTTCTCATATGCTAAGAATTTTTGATAGAAGTGGAATTATGATTTTAAATCCAGATTCTAGACAATTTGTATTACAAAGGTTTAATGCAAGTTCTACTTCTTTATATACTGAATTAATAAATAAAGAAAAACCATTTACACAAGTAATTTTTTCTTCAGTTACAAAAAATGAAAATCAATTAGGCGCATATATTAAAGTTAAAAAGACAGATTGGAGTATTGTTGTAAGACAAAGTCATGATGATATTTTAAAATCACTTACTTCAATTATTGTCTCAATAGTTTTAATTGTTCTATTCTTTTCTTATATTGCAATATTTTTAGCTATTAAAATTTCAAAAAAAGTGTTTAAGTCTTTTGATGAAATGCAATCAATCACTTCAAAAATTGCTGATGGAGACTATAATATTAAACTCAATAAACTTCATTATGAAGAGCTAAATAATTTATTAAATAGTTTTAATAAAATGCAAGAAAAGATTGATAGAAGAGAAGATAATCTAGAAAAATCCTTAGCTAGTTTTAAATCTTTATTTAACTCAACAATGGAATCTATTGTCTTATCTCAAAATGGAAAGATAATAGATGTAAATGATATAACAATGAAACTTTTTGAGACTAAAAATAAAAAGGATTTTTTAAATAAATCAATGTTTGATTTCATAGAAAAAGAGTACCATGAAGTAGTTAAAATAAATTTATTTAAAAATACAGAACCTTATGAGGTAGAGTTAGTTAGACCAAATGGTAGAAAACTTCAAGCATTAGTACAAGGAAAAATAATAGAGTTTGAAGGAGAAGATATTAGATTAACAGCTATTATTGATATAACAGAGTTAAAACAAAAAGATAAACTTCTTTTCCAACAAAGTAAAATGGCTTCTATGGGAGAGATGATAGGTAATATCGCTCATCAATGGAGACAACCTTTAAATACAATTAGTACTTGTGCAAGTGGTATAAAATTTGAAAAAGAGTTTGGCATTTTAGATGATAAAAGAGTATTTGATACTATGGATATTATTGTTGAAAATACTCAGTTTTTATCTAAAACAATTGATGACTTTAGAAACTTTTTTAAATCAAATAAACAAGCAGAAAGTTTTGAAATAAAAGCTATTATTAAAAAAGGGTTAAAACTTTTAGATGCAAGTTTAAAGAGCCATGAAATTGAAATCAGAGAAAATTATTTACAAGAAGAACTTTTATATGAAGGCTTATCAAATGAATTTATTCAAGTTGTTGTTAATATAATTAATAACTCTAAAGATGCCTTTATTTCTAATAATATTGAAAAAAGAGTTATTCAAATTGATGAAAAAATTGAGTTTAATAATTATATCTTAGAGATAAAAGATAATGCAGGAGGAATACCTTTAGATATTATTGATAAAATCTTTGATCCTTATTTTACAACAAAACATAAATCTCAAGGTACAGGAATTGGGCTTTATATGTCTCATCAAATAATAGTTGATCATATGAGTGGAAATATTAGAGTTAAAAATAGTAACTTAATAGTTGAAAATAGGTTTTATAAAGGGGCTTGTTTTAGAATAGAGTTACCTTTACCTAAATAA
- a CDS encoding MTH1187 family thiamine-binding protein, producing the protein MSVLLNMAMFPTDQTESKSEYVAEVIKVIRDSGFSYQLTSMATIIETEKISEALNIVQKCYEKLEELGCNRVYSTLTFDIRKGKENRLKTKIESVEKKIGEVSK; encoded by the coding sequence ATGAGTGTTTTGTTAAATATGGCAATGTTTCCCACAGATCAGACAGAGAGTAAAAGTGAATATGTGGCAGAAGTTATTAAAGTAATTAGAGATTCAGGTTTTTCTTATCAGTTAACTTCAATGGCAACTATAATTGAAACAGAAAAAATATCAGAAGCTTTAAATATTGTACAAAAATGTTATGAAAAACTTGAAGAGTTAGGTTGTAATAGAGTCTATTCTACTTTAACTTTTGATATTAGAAAAGGTAAAGAAAATAGACTTAAAACTAAAATTGAATCTGTAGAGAAGAAAATAGGGGAAGTATCAAAATAG
- a CDS encoding ribonuclease HII: MLCGIDEAGRGPIAGPLVVAGAIINEKVEGLNDSKQLSEKKREKLFDEIKKKCSYHIVFTDAKTLDEKGLSTCLKNSITEIMEKLKNEASEFLMDGNTSFGISNLQYKIKADATIQEVSAASILAKVSRDRYMCEIASDYPNYSFEKHKGYGTKAHIEAIKTHGRSLEHRFSFKVKGIDDQNQATLF, encoded by the coding sequence ATGTTATGTGGAATAGATGAAGCAGGACGAGGTCCAATTGCAGGGCCATTAGTTGTTGCTGGAGCTATAATCAATGAAAAAGTTGAGGGCTTAAATGATTCTAAACAATTAAGTGAAAAAAAAAGAGAAAAACTATTTGATGAAATAAAAAAGAAGTGTTCGTATCATATTGTATTTACTGATGCAAAAACATTAGATGAAAAAGGTCTAAGTACTTGTTTAAAAAACTCTATTACAGAGATTATGGAAAAATTAAAAAATGAAGCAAGTGAGTTTTTAATGGATGGTAATACTTCATTTGGGATTTCAAATTTACAATATAAAATAAAAGCAGATGCAACTATTCAAGAAGTAAGTGCAGCTTCTATTCTTGCAAAGGTCAGTCGAGATAGATATATGTGTGAAATTGCTTCAGATTATCCTAATTATTCATTTGAAAAACATAAAGGTTATGGAACAAAAGCTCATATTGAAGCAATTAAAACACATGGAAGATCTTTAGAACATAGATTTAGTTTTAAAGTAAAAGGAATTGATGACCAAAATCAAGCAACTCTATTTTGA
- a CDS encoding ankyrin repeat domain-containing protein, whose translation MLKNIFNRKQPSVEGFKNALFNKIFNPDEINFHYSEKVNLYKTTEKKETLLHLCAKFAYIESIKWLLNKGLSLEAQTEDKETVLFYAVKSNNIATVKFLVEQGANVNHKNFYHRTALQEAILSGSKTYKYLLEKTTDLNNSDFYGNSIIFHAVSSGDDELLDNVLKNENLNINCVNKNNDTVLNYAVNNYLKEKESPKSLFYFKLIKKLLDFKIDINNLNQKKENILFQAIKEEDIKLINLFLSQEIDIKQKNYLGYTVLEEACLKGYRNIEVIKVLLELGADVNQRDNEGSTLIEKLIDLILYYENKKEISFYLVEKSSDENNYFELLKYLLQNTKVDLNKYTSKSKPLFFDTIIYYNFKLFKLLQKSGIDINQNDLEHNNVLSYLIENADTSTTQKQKLYLNTLQSLINLGVNINNKDNLGSTVIHKAILNSSIYTIKVLLDAKPNYKSVDNNGRTFIHNIVWKDCTKTFKLVHSYDNSVLNIADKYGILPINYAVFMGKYDLVINMIDEFAHVNNTNQISPKMKDFFKKFHNNLNELTKYAKNNVDVKNLRILSDNMKKEFSI comes from the coding sequence ATGCTTAAAAATATTTTTAACAGAAAACAACCTTCTGTAGAAGGATTTAAAAATGCCTTATTTAATAAAATATTTAATCCTGATGAAATAAACTTTCATTATAGTGAAAAAGTAAATTTATATAAAACAACTGAAAAAAAAGAGACTTTATTACACCTTTGTGCAAAATTTGCTTACATTGAATCAATAAAATGGCTACTAAATAAAGGCTTAAGTCTTGAAGCTCAAACAGAAGATAAAGAGACTGTATTATTTTATGCAGTTAAATCAAATAACATTGCTACTGTAAAATTCTTAGTTGAACAAGGTGCAAATGTAAATCATAAAAACTTTTATCATCGTACAGCCTTACAAGAAGCTATTCTTTCAGGAAGTAAAACCTATAAATACTTATTAGAGAAAACAACAGATCTTAATAATAGTGATTTTTACGGAAATAGTATAATCTTCCACGCAGTTTCTAGTGGAGACGATGAACTTTTAGATAATGTTTTAAAAAATGAAAATTTAAATATAAACTGTGTAAATAAAAATAATGATACTGTATTAAACTATGCTGTAAATAACTATTTGAAAGAAAAAGAGTCTCCTAAATCTCTTTTTTATTTCAAACTTATAAAAAAATTACTAGATTTTAAAATAGATATAAATAACTTAAATCAAAAAAAGGAGAATATTCTTTTTCAAGCTATAAAAGAAGAAGATATTAAACTTATTAATCTTTTTTTATCTCAAGAAATAGATATCAAACAAAAAAACTATTTAGGTTATACTGTTTTAGAAGAGGCTTGTTTAAAAGGGTATAGAAATATAGAAGTAATTAAAGTCTTACTAGAATTAGGAGCAGATGTTAATCAAAGAGATAATGAAGGTTCAACTTTAATTGAAAAACTAATTGATTTAATTCTTTATTATGAAAATAAAAAAGAGATAAGTTTTTATTTAGTTGAAAAAAGTTCTGATGAAAACAACTATTTTGAACTTCTTAAATATCTTTTACAAAATACAAAAGTAGATTTAAATAAATATACTTCAAAATCAAAACCTCTGTTTTTTGATACTATAATCTATTATAATTTTAAGCTTTTTAAACTTCTTCAAAAAAGTGGAATAGATATTAATCAAAATGATTTAGAACATAATAATGTATTAAGCTATTTAATTGAAAATGCAGATACTTCAACTACACAAAAACAAAAGCTATATTTAAATACTCTTCAAAGCCTAATAAACTTAGGAGTAAATATAAACAATAAAGATAATCTAGGTTCAACAGTAATTCACAAAGCTATTTTAAATAGTTCAATTTATACAATAAAAGTTTTACTAGATGCTAAACCAAATTATAAAAGTGTAGATAACAATGGAAGAACATTTATTCATAATATAGTGTGGAAAGACTGTACGAAAACTTTTAAACTAGTACACTCTTATGATAATAGTGTACTTAATATTGCTGACAAATATGGGATATTACCTATTAACTATGCAGTTTTTATGGGGAAATATGACTTAGTAATCAACATGATTGATGAATTTGCTCATGTAAATAATACAAATCAAATTAGTCCAAAAATGAAAGATTTTTTCAAAAAATTTCATAATAATTTAAATGAACTTACAAAGTATGCAAAAAACAATGTAGATGTTAAAAATTTAAGAATTTTAAGTGATAATATGAAAAAAGAGTTCTCTATTTGA
- a CDS encoding ABC transporter substrate-binding protein, with the protein MKKLIFIFVLISLAFLAIFISSSKKDEEIKIAFVGALTGKYSVLGNAMVNGILLAFEEINYEIDGRKIAFVLKDDKQDEDLNKNIINNLIANNTKIVIGNVTSSMSKVSMSIINNYDDIFMISASSASNEFSKKDDNFFRVHVANNAQRFDSFTNYVIKNNFKKIYGIYDPYNETYAKDYLINFEKSLVSKGENKLLTYEKTDINLDLLVDNIKKKNPDLILICANSVDFARIIQYVRLKGITTPFASAEWARTPSFIENSGKASEGVIFNIDYDEKSSNPNYKEFVNKYVKKYGIPPSMYASKAYELSKIIIEILKVGDETEIKQNLLAKREFEGLQDKIIFDEYGDVIRKYYNFKVINGEFVRVDE; encoded by the coding sequence ATGAAAAAGTTGATTTTTATTTTTGTATTAATATCTTTGGCTTTTTTAGCTATTTTTATAAGTTCTTCTAAAAAAGATGAAGAGATAAAAATAGCCTTTGTAGGTGCTTTAACTGGTAAATATTCAGTACTTGGTAATGCAATGGTAAATGGTATTTTATTAGCTTTTGAAGAGATTAATTATGAAATAGATGGTCGAAAAATAGCTTTTGTTTTAAAAGATGATAAACAAGATGAAGATTTAAATAAAAATATAATTAACAACTTAATAGCAAATAATACAAAAATTGTCATAGGAAATGTTACAAGCTCTATGTCTAAAGTCTCAATGTCAATAATTAATAATTATGATGATATTTTTATGATTTCAGCTTCTTCTGCAAGTAATGAGTTTTCAAAAAAAGATGATAACTTCTTTAGAGTTCATGTTGCAAATAATGCACAAAGATTTGACTCTTTCACTAATTATGTAATCAAAAACAACTTCAAAAAAATATATGGGATTTATGATCCTTATAATGAAACTTATGCAAAAGACTATTTAATTAATTTTGAAAAAAGTTTAGTCTCTAAAGGTGAGAATAAATTACTTACTTATGAAAAAACAGACATAAATTTAGATTTATTAGTAGATAATATAAAAAAGAAAAATCCTGATTTAATTTTGATTTGTGCAAACTCAGTAGACTTTGCAAGAATAATTCAATATGTGAGATTAAAAGGAATAACAACTCCTTTTGCTTCTGCTGAATGGGCAAGAACTCCTTCTTTTATAGAAAACTCAGGAAAAGCTTCAGAAGGAGTTATTTTTAATATCGACTATGATGAGAAGTCTTCTAATCCAAATTATAAAGAATTTGTGAATAAATATGTAAAAAAATATGGTATTCCTCCATCAATGTATGCTTCAAAAGCTTATGAATTAAGTAAAATTATTATTGAAATATTAAAAGTGGGAGATGAAACTGAGATTAAGCAGAATCTTTTAGCAAAAAGAGAGTTTGAAGGACTTCAAGATAAAATAATCTTTGATGAATATGGAGATGTAATTAGAAAATATTATAATTTTAAAGTTATTAATGGGGAGTTTGTACGAGTAGATGAATAA
- a CDS encoding ankyrin repeat domain-containing protein — MLKKIFNRKQPSKEGFKNALFNKVFNPDELEFNYTDDINLNELTEKKETLLHLCAKSALLESIKWLINKGLSLESLTSDKESVLFYAVKSNNTSVVKFLVEKGANVNHKNFYHRTALQEAIISGSKTYKYLLEKTDDIRNKDFYGNNLVFDAVSNGSSEILDAVLKNEKIDINCVNKNKNIILHKDPAFNNYELARKLLEHGANPTLGDKNGKNFLFYAIEKGIENIKLVEKAIEYGCEVNNKDFQNKTVLNYVVDNYIKAKNELNAIQALSHFKLIQKLISFDINLNSLNKEEETVLFQAIRSEDKELIELFLNTNKFNINQKNIQGQTVLTEACYRGFGNIEIIKSLIELGADVNIRDNHDSTIIEKLIELILHYRNQKIISYSLIEKSSYDNNYYDLLEYLLKNTKVDLKKYNSKAKPLFFDTIIYYNFEVFKLLKKYGININQKDLNHHNIVFYLIEKADTSTAQKQKLYLKTLQSLINLGVDINEKDDLGSTVIHKAILNKCIYTLKLLLEAKPNLKSVDKKGRTFIHNVVWRDCTRTFKLVHSYDNSIVNIADNYGVLPINYAVFMGKFDLVVTMIDEFAHVNNTNKIDPKMIDFFKKFHNNVKNLITYAKSKVDEKNLKLLSENMKKEFLIP, encoded by the coding sequence ATGCTAAAAAAAATTTTTAACAGAAAGCAGCCTTCAAAAGAAGGTTTCAAAAATGCTTTATTTAACAAAGTCTTTAACCCTGATGAACTTGAGTTTAATTATACTGATGATATTAACTTAAATGAACTTACCGAAAAAAAAGAAACTTTATTGCATTTATGTGCAAAATCTGCACTTTTAGAATCAATTAAATGGCTTATAAATAAAGGTTTAAGTCTAGAATCATTAACCTCAGATAAAGAGAGTGTTCTCTTTTATGCTGTAAAATCAAATAATACTTCTGTAGTAAAATTCTTAGTAGAAAAAGGTGCTAATGTTAATCACAAAAATTTTTATCACCGTACTGCTCTACAAGAAGCAATTATTTCAGGAAGTAAAACCTATAAATACTTATTAGAAAAAACTGATGATATAAGAAACAAAGATTTCTATGGGAACAATCTAGTATTTGATGCTGTATCAAATGGAAGTAGTGAGATTTTAGATGCAGTTTTAAAAAATGAAAAAATTGATATTAACTGTGTAAATAAAAATAAAAATATAATCTTACATAAAGACCCAGCTTTTAATAACTATGAATTAGCAAGAAAACTCTTAGAACATGGTGCAAACCCTACTTTAGGGGATAAAAATGGTAAAAACTTCCTTTTTTATGCGATTGAAAAAGGAATTGAAAATATAAAACTAGTAGAAAAAGCTATAGAATATGGTTGTGAAGTAAATAATAAAGATTTTCAAAATAAAACTGTATTAAATTATGTTGTTGATAATTATATAAAAGCAAAAAACGAATTGAATGCTATACAAGCACTTTCTCATTTTAAATTAATTCAAAAACTTATCTCTTTTGATATAAACTTAAATAGTTTAAATAAAGAAGAAGAGACTGTGTTATTTCAAGCTATAAGAAGTGAAGATAAAGAGTTAATTGAGCTTTTTTTAAATACAAATAAATTCAATATAAATCAAAAAAATATTCAAGGGCAAACTGTTTTAACAGAGGCTTGTTATAGAGGTTTTGGAAATATTGAGATTATAAAATCTTTAATTGAATTAGGAGCTGATGTTAATATTAGAGATAATCATGATTCAACTATTATAGAAAAGCTTATTGAACTGATTTTACACTATAGAAATCAAAAAATAATAAGTTACTCTTTAATTGAAAAAAGTTCATATGATAACAATTATTATGACTTACTCGAATATTTATTAAAAAATACAAAGGTTGATTTAAAAAAATATAATTCTAAAGCTAAACCTCTATTCTTTGATACAATAATTTATTATAACTTTGAAGTTTTTAAACTTCTTAAAAAATATGGAATAAATATAAATCAAAAAGATTTAAATCATCATAATATTGTTTTTTATCTAATAGAAAAAGCAGATACTTCAACTGCCCAAAAACAAAAGCTTTATCTAAAAACTTTACAAAGTCTTATTAATTTAGGAGTGGATATAAATGAGAAAGATGATTTAGGATCAACAGTTATTCACAAAGCTATTTTAAATAAATGTATTTATACTTTAAAACTTTTACTTGAAGCCAAACCAAATTTAAAAAGTGTTGACAAAAAAGGTAGAACATTTATTCATAATGTGGTATGGAGAGATTGTACAAGAACTTTTAAATTAGTTCACTCTTATGATAATAGTATTGTAAATATTGCAGACAATTATGGAGTACTACCAATTAATTATGCTGTATTTATGGGAAAATTTGATTTAGTTGTAACTATGATTGATGAATTTGCCCATGTAAATAATACAAATAAAATAGATCCAAAGATGATTGATTTCTTCAAAAAATTTCATAATAATGTAAAAAACTTAATAACTTATGCAAAGAGTAAGGTTGATGAAAAAAATTTAAAACTACTAAGTGAAAACATGAAAAAGGAATTTTTAATTCCTTAA